In Lepus europaeus isolate LE1 chromosome 9, mLepTim1.pri, whole genome shotgun sequence, the following are encoded in one genomic region:
- the CETN1 gene encoding centrin-1: MASSFKKPNSAPASQRKKSGPKPELTEDQKQEVREAFDLFDADGSGTIDVKELKVAMRALGFEPRKEEIKKMISEVDKEGTGKISFNDFLAVMTQKMAEKDTKEEILKAFRLFDDDETGKISFKNLKRVANELGENLTDEELQEMIDEADRDGDGEVNEEEFLKIMKKTSLY; encoded by the coding sequence ATGGCGTCCAGCTTCAAGAAGCCGAACTCGGCTCCCGCCAGCCAGAGGAAGAAGTCGGGTCCGAAGCCCGAACTCACTGAAGATCAGAAGCAAGAAGTTCGAGAGGCGTTTGACCTCTTCGATGCCGATGGAAGTGGCACCATCGATGTGAAGGAGCTGAAGGTGGCCATGAGGGCGCTGGGCTTCGAACCCAGGAAGGAGGAGATCAAGAAAATGATCTCGGAGGTGGACAAGGAGGGCACGGGGAAGATCAGCTTCAATGACTTCCTGGCTGTGATGACTCAGAAGATGGCCGAGAAGGACACCAAAGAAGAAATCCTGAAGGCTTTCCGGCTCTTTGATGACGACGAGAcggggaagatctctttcaaaaACCTCAAGCGCGTGGCCAACGAGCTGGGCGAGAACCTCACGGATGAGGAGCTGCAGGAAATGATCGACGAGGCCGATCGGGACGGGGACGGCGAGGTGAACGAGGAGGAGTTTCTGAAGATCATGAAGAAGACCAGCCTCTATTAA